ATAGATACACCGCATCAAAATATGGAAATAGTACACTATTACGTATGACTTTGGCCTCTTCCGAAAAGCAGTTACTGATTAGTCCGATCAATATCCCTCTTTGCTTCAATGCGGAAAGCATCGGGATGATATCTGGATGTAGATGTCTAAAGCATTCTTCCTTCGTAGCAATACGCTTTTCTACTATTTTCTTTAAAACCTTCTCCGAGTAACAGTGATTCTCTCGGAGAATCATTTCCACCACATCCTCAAAGGTTACTCTCCCAATGGTACGATTATATTCCGTCGGACGCCAAAGTATCTGAAATCTGTCCTCCGGTATCCCTGCATCCTTCGCCATATGAACTCCAAAGTATTGAGGACTGTTATAGTGCGTAATTAAGGTTTCAAACATGTCGAAAATTACTGCTCGTATCATTTGCATTCCTTTCATTCCCTTATATTATCTTAAATTTGCAGTAGCTTCTTCCATTATAAACCATGTACTGATTACTTACAAAACGTTTCTTGTAAACCGAATAATATTTCAAGGGTACCCAATTATGTATAAGTATTTAATCCGGTTTGCCTTATTACTTCCAACTCTTCAATTGAAAGCACCTTATTTACGTATAACTTCATATATTCTTCCGACACTGAACTATCAAAGATAAGCAAATCATCCGTATTCACTGTCACAGGTATTCCATTTTCAAACAATTCTTTTATTGGATGATCATAATAAGAAGTTGCTCTCTTTAACATAATATTACTGGTAGGGCAAATATTGAGCTGTATTTTATGTTTACTTAACCATCTCATTACTTCCTTCGATTTTACAGCCGCAATCCCATGATGGACTTCTGAAAGCTCTAGTAATTCAACAGCTTCCATAACATCATCTGCCGTACCAAATTCTCCGATATGAGCTTTTAATTTAACACCATAACTTTGAGCTTTCCTGTAGATTTTCTGAAAATTCTTAATTGGCTGAGCAAGCTCATTTCCACATATATCTATTGATTTAAACCAATTTCTGCTTAATATCTCATTAAGTCTATCAAAAACTCCGTTCACGTCGTCTTCACGTGAAAGAGACAATTCAGGATAATATTTTGTTTCAGGTGCAAAGGTTTTATTGTAATAATTTAATGTGCTGATGAACTTGTCAATACCGCCCAAATTATCAATTACACTAATACTGAAGCTCAAAGCCAAAACGACAATATTATCTTCCTTCGCTTGTGCAAACGCTGTTTCGACTCTTTTTAAGTATCCCCCTATGCCATTATCATGAACTTTGATATTTGAATCAAACCAGTTCTGCATGTCATTCAAATCTTCAAAAGGTTGTTCTGAAGCTTTTATAGAGGTATTGGCCCATTCAGCAAAGTATTTTATCCGTCCACCTTTTCCACCATGTGTATGTATATCGCTTTTAGGAACAAGCATTAATTCGCTTATGGAATTTTCTCTTAATGCAGTTTCAAAAGTTGCCATACTTCATATACTCCTTATCACATTGATATAGTAATGCCTTCTCCCAAAACTCTTCTGGGATATCAGGCCATACACATTTTCCGGTTTCTTCTCTACACAATGCCATAGCTCTTGATAGCACTGTTCCATGGGATGTATTCCCGCCACGCAAGATATAT
The nucleotide sequence above comes from Variimorphobacter saccharofermentans. Encoded proteins:
- a CDS encoding HAD family hydrolase, with the protein product MIRAVIFDMFETLITHYNSPQYFGVHMAKDAGIPEDRFQILWRPTEYNRTIGRVTFEDVVEMILRENHCYSEKVLKKIVEKRIATKEECFRHLHPDIIPMLSALKQRGILIGLISNCFSEEAKVIRNSVLFPYFDAVYLSYEQGIQKPDENIFRRCVDNLSVKTEECVYVGDGGSYELETARKLGMKALQAVWYLRDGTRQPAKRMHDFIQMESPLDVVSFLNEK
- a CDS encoding amidohydrolase family protein, which encodes MATFETALRENSISELMLVPKSDIHTHGGKGGRIKYFAEWANTSIKASEQPFEDLNDMQNWFDSNIKVHDNGIGGYLKRVETAFAQAKEDNIVVLALSFSISVIDNLGGIDKFISTLNYYNKTFAPETKYYPELSLSREDDVNGVFDRLNEILSRNWFKSIDICGNELAQPIKNFQKIYRKAQSYGVKLKAHIGEFGTADDVMEAVELLELSEVHHGIAAVKSKEVMRWLSKHKIQLNICPTSNIMLKRATSYYDHPIKELFENGIPVTVNTDDLLIFDSSVSEEYMKLYVNKVLSIEELEVIRQTGLNTYT